AGCTACGAACTCGTTCGTGGTGACATCCGTGACGACGATTTGGTCGCAGAACACGTGACTGACGCTGATTACGTCTTCCATCAAGCCGCGCAAGCGGGCGTCAGAAGTAGCGTCGAGGAGCCGGAGAAGGTGACCGAGATTAACGTCAATGGAACGTTGAACGTGCTGGAGGCCGCCCGGAACTCTGACACTGAGCGCGTTGTCGTCGCGAGTTCGTCGTCGGTGTACGGCAAGCCCGAGTATCTCCCTTACGACGAAGACCATCCGACGACGCCTGTCAGCCCCTACGGCGCGTCGAAACTCGCTGAGGAGCAGTACACGCGCGTCTACAACGAAGTGTACGGGCTGCCGACCGTCGCACTGCGGTACTTCACCGTCTACGGGCCGCGGATGCGCCCGAACATGGCGATCAGTAACTTCGTCTCACGGTGCATGAACGACGAACCGCCGGTCATCTATGGCGACGGCGAGCAAACTCGTGACTTCACGTACATCGACGACGTGCTTCGGGCGAACTCGACGTTGCTCGACACCGACGCCGCAGACGGCGAAATTATGAACATCGGCAGTACAGACAACATCGCCATCAAGACGCTCGCCGAAGAGATTCGAGACCAGATCGCACCTCAACTAGACTTGGAGTACGACGAGCGACATGATGCGGACGCCGAACACACGCACGCCGACATCTCGAAAGCGAACGAACGCATCGGATACGAACCGACGACCACGATTCGTGAAGGCGTCGAACAGTTCACGGAGTGGTACGCGGAGAACCGCGACTGGTACGAACCACTCGTCCGCAACTCGTAAATCGCCTCGTTAGAGGTTCTCCTTGGAGGGGGTTCTGACTGATTGACGAGGCGGCTATCGTGTCTCATTGTATTTGGTGTAGGTCGTTCGTGGAGATTCTGGTTTGCTGAGTTCCCCGAAAACGCGAGATAAGAACTCAGGAAAAATGGTGTAGGTCAACCACTGAGTTGGACCCATGCATACTCTGTAATAACTCGGGAAAACTAGTGTGAGGGTGGACCGAGAACGCGAGGTAAGAACTCAGGAAAACTGGTGTGGGTGTCATCTTGAACAGCGAACAGTGGCCGAATGCACCTGGCCTGTCCTCCTTTCCCGTCTGTTCAAATACCGATGATACACTACTTCTCAGGGGTGTTTTCTTTGCAAATCTGCTGTTCACTCCCTGCTACCGGAATGAACAGAATGGCTAATATCCGGGAGATAGACTTCATAGGGTTGTGTACACTGCTGTTTTGTAATTCGGTTCGATCGGGTGTTCCGGGGGTAGGCGGTGAGCGCACGACTCTCCGGTTTCGGGCCGCTTTAAGGCGTCTGTACGGTCGAATTATGAGATTCGGGTATACCCCCGTTCAGTGTGGGTAGTTGCTCTCCACTCTGGTGGCTGATACGAAGTCAGGATTTGACGGTACATCCCTGGTTTTGAACTTGAATTCGGGGGTTTCAGGAATTCCGGAAGCGGTCTGTGACGGCCCTTATTATGCGTTGGAGACCTCTTCTTCGGCGCTTCTATATCCTGTATTCGGGCGAATTAGGATATTGAACAGAGCCCAGCATACGATTCAATAGCTTAATAGAAAATTTGAGAACGGGGGTGTACACCCACTTCTGATGTTGAAATCGCGGGGTTTGACCGTAGACAACCGAACCCACCAAAATCAAGAACACTGGATAGAAGCCGTCTCTCCCGCTCTCTCAAATTCCGCCAAGTAGCATCTGTCCCAGTCTCTCGTTCAAGCACCACCCTGAGTGTCCACCCTGCCACAAGAACCGTTCTCCCGGATGATTAGCGGGGTGTACACGAATGGAGGCTAGCCTAGCGACCCTATCGGAGTATCTCCGACGGCAGATCGGTCTCTACAGCACTGTAGAAATCATGTGCAGAACTATTGGTGCGAAGACGTGTCTGGAGGGGTTGAGATACCGATACCGGGAACCATCAAGTACCTCGGTCCAAAGTACGACTACAGTCTTCGCTGTTGGACTCGCTCTGGTGGCGAACGATACTCTGAGGCAATGACGACGTTTCCAACCGCTTCCGAGATACCGGCATCGCTGCATGAGTACGACCAGTGGGTGTGCTGGCGCACCCAGGCACGGGACGGCAAACAGACGAAGGTTCCCGTGAACCCGCATACTGGCCGCTATGGGTCTGCGACAGACCCTGATACATGGGGGAGCTTCGAGCAAGCCCGTGCATACGCGGTCGATGGGTCCGCATCAGGGTTGGGCTTCGTGTTCACTGACAACGACCCGTTCGTGGGGGTTGACCTCGACGATGCACGTGACCCAGAGACAGAAACTCCGACCGAGTGGGCCGAATCGATTATCCAAAATTTGGATTCATATACGGAAATCAGTCCGTCTGGGACAGGATATCACGTCCTCGTCGAGGGGAATCTCCCTCCGGGTCGGAATCGGCGTGGGGACGTAGAACTCTACGAGACAGCACGCTTCTTTACCGTCACCGCGAATCAACTCGACGAGACTCCCGAAGAAATATTGCGCCGTACACAGGCTCTCGCTGGGGTGTACGCCGACCACGTCGCAGCCGACCACGACGACACGGATACTGATGCTGGTTCCGATGCCGGTGGCGATGAGGACCACAAGCGTGTGGACACCCAAGAGTCATCGAGCGACGGGAATGAGACGCGGTCTGATTCCGATTCTAGCGGGTCAACGACGCTCTCTGATGACGAGTTGTTGTCGTTAGCCCGGGCGGCGTCGAACAGCGCGAAGTTCGAGCGACTGTGGCGTGGTGATACGCAGGGCTACGACAGTCACTCAGAGGCGGATATGGCGTTGGCGTGCCTGCTCGCGTTCTGGACGGGCGGGGACACGACTCGTATGGATCGGCTGTTCAGGCAGTCTGGACTCCTGCGTGACAAGTGGGATGCAGTTCATTATGCCGACGGCAGTACGTATGGCGAGACGACGATCGAGCGTGCAGTGAGTGTGACGACCGAGTACTACTCACCGAACGGCGAAGACTCCGACGACGAGGATGACCAGCCGCAGTCTAACGGTGAGATAAGCCATGTGAGCGAATCGAGCGACGATCAGGGCCCAATAGGCGACCACCCTGAGTCGGCGGCTGAGGCAAGTCTGTATAGCCGTGAGCAGGAACGCATCGAGACGATTCAAACCCTCGAACAGCGACTTCGTGAACTCGAAGCCGAGAACGAACGACTGCGTGACCAACGAGACGCAGAACGCGCGAAACGGCAGGCTCTCGAAGAGAACGAGTCAGTAGGGGGCGCATCACAGTCCGGCGTCCTCGCGCGCCTCAAACGTGTCTTCACTCGGCAGTCCTCGTGATTAGCGCGGAAAGTGAGTCGGTGCGGCCAACGATGTGACAGCCCCACGCTGTTTCCCCGTCTACAATTCCACTGATGATTGACCAACCACTCGCTCTGGCTAGGGATTATATGGCTCAACAATCTCAAGCACATCCGACGCTTCATATTGCCGGTTCCGTTGCTGGCCGGTCGTCTCCCGCAGGATGTCGTCATTCCACAATCGTCGAATCGCCTGATTGACCGCCGGTTGTGACCGGTTGAGCACATCAACCGCCTGCGACTCGGTGAGATACGGGTGTTCGATCATAAAGTCGATAAGTTCTCGGATGACGGCACCCTGCCCCTGGTATTGCTCTCGGTAGCGGTCACGGAGGGCCAGTAGTTCGCGAGCGACTGTGTAGGCCTCACGCCCCTGTTCAGAGATTGCCTGGACGAAAAACGATACCCACTCGGCCCAAGCGCCGTCTCGGCTTACCGCGAGGAGTTTGTCGAGATACGTGTCGCGGTTCGCGTTGAAATACGACGAGGGGTAGAGGTAAGGACCGGGTAATAGGTCCCACTTGTAGAGTGCCAACATCACGAGGAGACGACCAAGACGACCGTTGCCGTCCTGAAACGGATGGATTGTCTCGAACTGGTAATGAATCAATGCCAAATCAATCAGCGGAGCATACGTCGGTCCCGACCGAATATACTGTAGGAGGCTCCGTAAGGCATATGGGATACTCGCCGGTGGCGTCGGCACAAAACGGGCCTCGCTGAGTGGCGTCCCAGGTTTGTCAATGCCAACGATATCATTTCGGAACTCTCCGGGATTCTTTTGTTCTCCACGAGCACCCTGTAGCAATATTTCGTGCAGTCTGCACAAGAGATCTCTGTCTAACTCGGTTCCCTCACGCAGAGCTTGAATTCCAGTTGTAATCGCCTCAACGTAGTTCTGGGCCTCCGCGATGTCGGCCCGTTCAGTCTCCGTTTGGCCAGGTTTTTCGCCAGCTTCGCGCCGGTAGATATCCGAGAGTGTAAGACGCGTCGTGGTTTCGATATTCGAGGAGTCGACGGCTTCACGATGAATTAGCGGACTCAGGATGACTTCAGGGGAATCGAGCCACGTATCCAAATCAGAGAGTTGGCCTATGGAATACATCGCGTTCCCGTTCTCGGTCAGGAGCTCATGGGTCGCGTCGAGATCTGGTGGGAGCGGATCTGGGCTAAAGGCGAAGATACCGTCAACCGTCTCGACTTCGCCTGGAGGGTTTTCAATAAAGTCTTCGGGTCGCATCGTTATCCAAGATACGACCTACGACAATATAGATAACGGAAGCGTACTTTCCCTATCCAAAAATCCCGAATCTCGATCTAAGATAACGCTGTATCGAAGCAACATTGTTATCCAATTATTATTATGGGGAATTAAATAGCTAACTGGCAAATCATCTATTCCACCCGTCGTATCCTCTTGGATACGACCAAATTTGTCTCTCTATCTTCCCTACGCGGGTGGTGATAGCTCGAGCAGTGACTCTCGAAGATACCGGAGCGTGTGAATCTGTGAACAGCCTGCCGCGTCGAGTTTGAACCGTTGTGGCGGCGAAGACCGACTATACGTCTTTTCGACGCGTTGGTCGCCGGTCGGCGGATCGTTTAACGCCTCCAGAACGTTGTGGGCATCATCACGGCTTCTGACGATCCAGATCGCGTCTTCAGGGTCTACCCCCGCCATCTTATCGTAGTCCTCTGGCACCGCACGCAGCACGTCGTTGTTGACGCGCTCGGCTTCGACGACAGCCCGAACCTCCCCATTCGCGTCGAGACCTGCAATGTCCAATCGATGGCCGTCCTCCAACTCGTAGTAGGGGACGACCTCCACAACATCAGAATCCGAACTGTTCGCGTACTCCGCTTCGATGTATCGACGACCAAAGTCGACCATCACGCGATGCAAACTCGATTCGCCAAGGTCGCCGACGCCGTGGCCGTACGCGATGCCCTCACGGTAGGCGACCTGAATCTCCGCGCGGCCGTCTGCCGTAACTGTGTACAGTCGGTGCGGACTGTCACAGTCAACGGCGAGCAACCCATCCTCGAGGAGTTCCTCGACTGCCTCGGGGTCGATGCCAACGTACTCCTGCAGACGGAGCATGCTGTCCCAGCCGATGTCGTACTCCCACTCCGGGTCGTACTCGCCCTGATGGGCTGCATAGACTGCTTGTAGGAACGCCAATTGCCGGTCGGAGTACTCGCTTGCTTCGCGTTCCGCTGCTGAGAGCGTGAGATTGATATCCGAGATTGGGACGTTGTCGCGGTCGATTCGGTCGAGACTCGAACAACACTCGATACCGCGTTTTACGCCCGCTGGCGATGGGTCGTGGCGGCTCTCACAGCCCGTACAGACGATGGCATGTACATCAGAGTCGTAGCGAATACAGACCGGCAGGCGCTTCGTGTACGGCAACGCAGAGTCCACGCGCCCCGTGGACGACTCGCCCGCATTCGTTCCAGTGTGAGCGCTCACACTGCTCGAAGACCGAGACGTGGGACTGGACTGCGCTTGGCCCTGTCGCTTGAAGTCAAGACCGTGATGCAGTCGCGTGTCATCTCTCACACTATCGAACAACGCCTCGAACGCCATTCGCTGGGTCTCAGATAACGGACTGTCGCTCTCTGGATGCCCAGCCGGGAGGGGCGCGGACGACAGCAAGAACGGCCGTGGTTCACGGTCTTGGAAGCCCGCTGGCAGACTCGCGAACCACTGGCCACGACGGAGCGCACGCAACCGATTCCCAACCTCACTCGGCGGGATGTCCTCGGTCGCAAGCCGTTTCTCCAAGTCCCGGTCGACCGAGACGTTCCCCGTGAGGAACGTCGAAATATTGTTCAGGATTTCAGCGTACGCCTCCGTGTCGGCGTTCCGGACTTGTGCGGGGAACTGCATCGCGAGTGTCACGGACAGATTGAAGCTCCGTGATTTCGCGAGCAATTCCGTCATCAACCCCGACGCCGCAACCTCTGCGGCCTCCTCGACGTAGAGATTCACCAACGCCATCTCGTCGTCACCATCGTTAGACTCGTGTTGGCGCTGGCGGCGCTGCAGTGACGTCCAGAGATTCGAGAGCAAGACAGTCGTGAGTGCCTTCCGACTCTCCTTGCGCAACCCACTTGTATCGAAGATGACGACCGCGTCCTCATCGAGTACGTCCGCGAAGTCGAACTGCGGGTCCGGCTCGTCTTCTGATTCGGTCTCGGTCTCGTTTCGAGGGACGTGATTGAACAAGAGGGCGAGTCGGTCATCGAGCGGAATCTTCTCGATGCGGTTCAGCACGCCCTGCATGAGTTCGTCGAACGACCGCTTGCTGTTCGTAACAACGCCACCGAGCATCACCTCCAAGTCCTCGTCTGTGACTGGTGGTGCGTCCCGTGTTTCAGCCATCTGGCGGGCCGCCTGCTGGAACTCGCGATGCGTGTAGGCGTCCGATCCATGGACGGGGTCGAACAGGGCTTTCACGAGATACCGAATGATGTCGGGCGACCTGACCGCACGCTCGAAGCGGTCCCGTCCCATGATGCTGACCAAGAGTTCGATGTAGTGGTCGACCTTGTTCTGAACCGCCGTCGCACGGTCGATACCC
The sequence above is a segment of the Halorussus halophilus genome. Coding sequences within it:
- a CDS encoding phage NrS-1 polymerase family protein; protein product: MTTFPTASEIPASLHEYDQWVCWRTQARDGKQTKVPVNPHTGRYGSATDPDTWGSFEQARAYAVDGSASGLGFVFTDNDPFVGVDLDDARDPETETPTEWAESIIQNLDSYTEISPSGTGYHVLVEGNLPPGRNRRGDVELYETARFFTVTANQLDETPEEILRRTQALAGVYADHVAADHDDTDTDAGSDAGGDEDHKRVDTQESSSDGNETRSDSDSSGSTTLSDDELLSLARAASNSAKFERLWRGDTQGYDSHSEADMALACLLAFWTGGDTTRMDRLFRQSGLLRDKWDAVHYADGSTYGETTIERAVSVTTEYYSPNGEDSDDEDDQPQSNGEISHVSESSDDQGPIGDHPESAAEASLYSREQERIETIQTLEQRLRELEAENERLRDQRDAERAKRQALEENESVGGASQSGVLARLKRVFTRQSS
- a CDS encoding ATP-binding protein, translating into MAKSTPPSNSDPEASTPETDTGDPTRTYIQINPTDSALNAKTVESQFRRLQQLRPTDTGSGLLSRFRTATPPTLEFLLVSEHEPYSTLTYYVGIENGDIDELDRLLRSVFPNTYEFSQVDWHPNQLTPSDDSTEQDDGDSPDIAGVEFWGDAERRRDWQTKLTSFAEFTNDDNDDHARIPLAGVIETMAEHDVTLVYQTLLRPKEAWTAELEDRLLDIEMNVDTVGGKIANAIFGTPENPSLTSSDEDRIEELEEKDARRSFDVNARAIALDNTGTDTYADRSVDAVRELTAAFSGVSYNTYEIESKVRTDTEAEDVFEMIRDRTFHPPDYERWTTKLPLTTNRSRGVVADVSEAPSFCLLDGAALPTAGSRALAPSRGEQTALPRPPEEILDQYRNGGFTLGQPLSQDDTPTPLIALPPALQPLHMAIFGKTGSGKSTVLTRGIRDNHAATDGPSILIEPKGDGMPVEYLRAHYAKYGNLENVYYFDCAEVLPALSFFDIRPELAAGIDRATAVQNKVDHYIELLVSIMGRDRFERAVRSPDIIRYLVKALFDPVHGSDAYTHREFQQAARQMAETRDAPPVTDEDLEVMLGGVVTNSKRSFDELMQGVLNRIEKIPLDDRLALLFNHVPRNETETESEDEPDPQFDFADVLDEDAVVIFDTSGLRKESRKALTTVLLSNLWTSLQRRQRQHESNDGDDEMALVNLYVEEAAEVAASGLMTELLAKSRSFNLSVTLAMQFPAQVRNADTEAYAEILNNISTFLTGNVSVDRDLEKRLATEDIPPSEVGNRLRALRRGQWFASLPAGFQDREPRPFLLSSAPLPAGHPESDSPLSETQRMAFEALFDSVRDDTRLHHGLDFKRQGQAQSSPTSRSSSSVSAHTGTNAGESSTGRVDSALPYTKRLPVCIRYDSDVHAIVCTGCESRHDPSPAGVKRGIECCSSLDRIDRDNVPISDINLTLSAAEREASEYSDRQLAFLQAVYAAHQGEYDPEWEYDIGWDSMLRLQEYVGIDPEAVEELLEDGLLAVDCDSPHRLYTVTADGRAEIQVAYREGIAYGHGVGDLGESSLHRVMVDFGRRYIEAEYANSSDSDVVEVVPYYELEDGHRLDIAGLDANGEVRAVVEAERVNNDVLRAVPEDYDKMAGVDPEDAIWIVRSRDDAHNVLEALNDPPTGDQRVEKTYSRSSPPQRFKLDAAGCSQIHTLRYLRESLLELSPPA
- a CDS encoding Fic family protein, encoding MRPEDFIENPPGEVETVDGIFAFSPDPLPPDLDATHELLTENGNAMYSIGQLSDLDTWLDSPEVILSPLIHREAVDSSNIETTTRLTLSDIYRREAGEKPGQTETERADIAEAQNYVEAITTGIQALREGTELDRDLLCRLHEILLQGARGEQKNPGEFRNDIVGIDKPGTPLSEARFVPTPPASIPYALRSLLQYIRSGPTYAPLIDLALIHYQFETIHPFQDGNGRLGRLLVMLALYKWDLLPGPYLYPSSYFNANRDTYLDKLLAVSRDGAWAEWVSFFVQAISEQGREAYTVARELLALRDRYREQYQGQGAVIRELIDFMIEHPYLTESQAVDVLNRSQPAVNQAIRRLWNDDILRETTGQQRNRQYEASDVLEIVEPYNP
- a CDS encoding GDP-mannose 4,6-dehydratase — translated: MQILVTGGAGFIGGHLAEGFARDGHDVVVLDSFEPFYDLGIKDHNVEAGRNAAEDGGGSYELVRGDIRDDDLVAEHVTDADYVFHQAAQAGVRSSVEEPEKVTEINVNGTLNVLEAARNSDTERVVVASSSSVYGKPEYLPYDEDHPTTPVSPYGASKLAEEQYTRVYNEVYGLPTVALRYFTVYGPRMRPNMAISNFVSRCMNDEPPVIYGDGEQTRDFTYIDDVLRANSTLLDTDAADGEIMNIGSTDNIAIKTLAEEIRDQIAPQLDLEYDERHDADAEHTHADISKANERIGYEPTTTIREGVEQFTEWYAENRDWYEPLVRNS